GTTATCGAGCCAAGCGACCGTGGTGTCCTCACCGTTACCCCGGAATTACAGCAGGCGACCGGAACCAAAGCGGTCGTTCACGCACAAGATCTCGACCGACAATCACTCGAACGAGTCATCATCGGCCAGTACGTACTGGGTCGGCAGGTGATCACAGTCGAAAGCGATGACGACCTGACGAACGAGCAGACGGCAGCGATCTACGGAGCCGAAACACAACTGATGGGACTCGGTGTGATCGAGGAGACGCCACGAACCGTTTCGGTACGGTGCTCTGTCGACTCGGAAGATTTCGATATAACCAACATGATCAGGCGCCTCGAGAACACGGGCTCGACGATGCGCAAAGAGGCGGTCAAGGCCCTCTTACACGGCAACACCGAGTTGGCTAAACGGGCGATGAACCGCGAGCGGCAGGCGAACAAGATCTTCGTCCTTATTCTACGATTGATCTTCACCTCCTACCAGAACCCGAGACAGATACGAGCGATCGGTCTCGACAGTGGGCGTCCCCTCATTGGGTACCGGTCGGTCGCCAAGAACCTCGAACTCACCGCGGACAATGCTGAGGACATCGCGACCAGCGTCGTGGAGGCCGACGGGAAACCGCTCGCCGTCGACCAACCGACGATCCGAAACATCTCCACGTTCAGCACGCAGGTCAGCGAACTGAGTTCGCTCGCCATCGACACGGTCATCAAACGGAAGTACGACCTCTATCGGGAGTGTTTGACGCTGTACAACGAGGTCGAGACAGCGGAACGGACACTACTGGAAGCGATCCCCGAGGTAGACAACGCGGAGTTGCTCCGCGTACGACAAATTATCGTCAGCCTCCATCAGACCGCCCAGTACGCGATCAGAAACGCCGAAATCGCGGCTAATTTAGCGCTCGATCACGACTCGGGGTACGTGAGTATAACCTGAGATACTCGCAGTTACACTGGCCTTCAGCGCCTCGAAGTCCAGTCGGTCCTATCAGAAATAGTCGGGGTATGCGTCCGCCCACGGCCGCGCCCGTTCGAGCGCCGCCGCGACGGCCAGCACGTCCGCCTCGGCGAACCGGCGGCCGACGACCTGCAAGCCGACTGGGAGACCGTCGTCCGTGAAGCCAGCGGGGACCGAGGCGGCGGGGTGGCCGGTCAGGTTGAACACCCAGGTGAGCATCGCGTCGGTGGGGACGCCGAGCACCGACTGACCGTCGATCTCCGTCGGATAGCCGTCGTCCAGTGATTTGCCGTACGGCGGAACGGTGAGCGTCGGCGTCACGAGGGCGTCGTGACCATCGAACGACGCCTCGATCGCCCGATAGGCGTCGGTTCGCGGGACGTTCGCCAGGCGCTCTTCGAGCGTCTCGACGCCGTCGGCGAGCGCGATCGTCGACTGGAGCGTGTTCTCGACGTCAGCCGTCTCGAGGTCGATCCCGTGCGCCGACTCGACCTGTGCGGCGAGGGCGCCGAAAAACGCGCCGACCTGCCGGACGTACGCCATCGAGAGCGCCTCGTACGGGGGCAGATCCACGTCGACGGACTCGACGGTCACGCCGGCCGCGGCGAGGTCGTCGACCGCGTCGCCGACCGTCTCACGGACGACGGGATCGACGGGCTGAAGGTCGAGGT
This DNA window, taken from Natronomonas salsuginis, encodes the following:
- a CDS encoding phosphate signaling complex PhoU family protein; the encoded protein is MDNRKVQKLGRSTLAMTLPATWAKQHHVNKGDNLVIEPSDRGVLTVTPELQQATGTKAVVHAQDLDRQSLERVIIGQYVLGRQVITVESDDDLTNEQTAAIYGAETQLMGLGVIEETPRTVSVRCSVDSEDFDITNMIRRLENTGSTMRKEAVKALLHGNTELAKRAMNRERQANKIFVLILRLIFTSYQNPRQIRAIGLDSGRPLIGYRSVAKNLELTADNAEDIATSVVEADGKPLAVDQPTIRNISTFSTQVSELSSLAIDTVIKRKYDLYRECLTLYNEVETAERTLLEAIPEVDNAELLRVRQIIVSLHQTAQYAIRNAEIAANLALDHDSGYVSIT